A single genomic interval of Flavobacterium sp. N2820 harbors:
- a CDS encoding DUF4296 domain-containing protein has protein sequence MKKFLLLVIGIVIISCSKNPAPKPDNLLDDEVMTNILFDIAVLQAAEGTMTYRLTENNIKVNTFIYEKYKIDSTTYYQNQKYYAANTRKYKKMHQDVLARLEKIKSESEIKKDSTAIDGTSVKN, from the coding sequence ATGAAAAAGTTTTTACTATTAGTTATTGGAATTGTAATTATTTCATGTTCAAAAAATCCGGCCCCAAAACCTGATAATTTGCTAGATGATGAGGTAATGACAAACATATTATTTGATATTGCCGTTTTACAAGCAGCGGAAGGAACCATGACATATCGTTTAACAGAAAACAATATTAAAGTAAATACTTTTATTTATGAAAAGTATAAAATTGACAGTACTACTTATTATCAAAATCAAAAGTACTACGCTGCAAATACCAGAAAATACAAAAAAATGCATCAGGACGTTTTAGCGCGTTTAGAAAAGATAAAATCGGAATCAGAAATTAAAAAAGATTCAACAGCTATAGACGGTACTTCTGTTAAAAATTAA
- a CDS encoding NAD-dependent epimerase/dehydratase family protein — MILVTGATGLVGSHLLVQLLQENEEVKALFRSEKQLEKVKNVFAFKNQLGLFDNIHWVKGDITDIPSLEIAFENVTHVYHCAALISFDPNDEDALRKINIEGTANVVNCCIDFNIKKLCHVSSIAALGDTKEHENIITEDTEWNPEELHSDYAITKYGAEMEVWRGFQEGLDVVIVNPSVIFGYGFPNQGSDVIIQSVKKGLSFYTNGTIGIISVEDVTNCMVQLMKSTISGERYILVGENINIKDFIYYLASKFKIKPPGFYASKSITNLGWRLDWLLAKITNRKRKLTKITSKASHSIDQYDTTKVVAALGYNFQKKETYLPNII, encoded by the coding sequence ATGATTTTAGTCACAGGAGCAACGGGTTTAGTAGGTTCACATTTGTTAGTGCAACTTCTTCAAGAAAATGAGGAAGTAAAAGCGCTATTTCGTTCTGAAAAACAGCTTGAAAAAGTGAAGAATGTTTTTGCTTTTAAAAATCAATTAGGTCTTTTTGATAACATTCATTGGGTTAAAGGCGATATTACTGATATCCCTTCATTAGAAATAGCATTTGAAAATGTAACTCATGTGTATCATTGTGCCGCTTTAATATCCTTTGATCCAAATGATGAAGATGCACTTAGAAAAATTAATATTGAAGGAACTGCCAATGTTGTAAACTGCTGTATCGATTTTAATATTAAAAAATTGTGCCACGTTAGTTCAATTGCCGCACTTGGCGATACGAAAGAGCACGAAAACATCATTACAGAAGACACAGAATGGAATCCAGAAGAATTACATAGCGACTATGCCATTACAAAATATGGTGCAGAAATGGAAGTTTGGCGAGGTTTTCAAGAAGGATTAGATGTTGTGATTGTGAATCCAAGTGTGATTTTTGGTTATGGCTTTCCAAATCAAGGGAGTGATGTTATTATACAGTCTGTTAAAAAAGGACTTTCATTTTATACCAATGGTACAATTGGTATTATTTCGGTGGAAGATGTGACCAATTGTATGGTTCAATTAATGAAAAGTACTATTTCGGGTGAACGATATATTTTGGTTGGAGAAAACATAAATATTAAAGATTTCATTTATTATTTAGCTTCAAAATTTAAAATAAAACCACCTGGTTTTTATGCCTCCAAAAGCATAACAAACTTGGGTTGGCGATTAGATTGGTTATTAGCTAAAATAACAAACAGAAAAAGGAAGCTTACTAAAATAACTTCAAAAGCATCTCATTCAATTGATCAGTATGACACAACAAAAGTGGTTGCCGCTTTGGGTTATAATTTTCAAAAAAAGGAAACGTATTTACCGAACATTATTTAA